The Novipirellula artificiosorum genome includes a window with the following:
- the cimA gene encoding citramalate synthase, which translates to MTSKSILIYDTTLRDGSQGEGVSFSLQDKLNIAERLAEIGVDFIEGGYPLSNEKDVAFFQEIKKRDLGKTKVCAFGMTRRKRVKAEEDPGMRALVAAQTPCITLVGKTWDYHATEVLNVTLDENLALIGESAEFLGRSAEVIYDAEHFFDGFNANPEYAIKTLQAAASAGAVWLSLCDTNGGTLPDRIAEVTAIAIKELADYNVQFGIHCHNDCELAVANSIAAVDAGATQVQGTINGIGERCGNVDLVSVMANLALKKQGYSVLGGRSLQPLTELSRFVYETANLQWRNSQPFVGQSAFAHKGGMHVHAINKAAKTYEHIDPVLVGNERRILVSELSGRSNIVAVANRYNIKNDRELMDKVLAEVVRLENQGYQFENAGASFDLLVKRLAGTFKPHFETIKYRVVAGDRDSEASAVYAEAIIKLKVGDQLWFDAAEGHGPVNALDAALRKALADDFPQLNQMRLIDYKVRVVDSGAGTAASTRVNIESCDDKESWGTIGVSENIIEASWRALVDAVEYKLHKAEINSGP; encoded by the coding sequence ATGACCTCCAAATCCATCCTGATTTATGACACCACGCTGCGAGATGGCTCGCAGGGTGAAGGCGTTAGTTTTTCGCTGCAGGACAAGCTGAACATTGCAGAGCGTCTCGCCGAGATTGGCGTCGATTTCATCGAAGGTGGCTATCCGCTTTCGAATGAAAAGGACGTGGCATTCTTTCAGGAAATCAAGAAACGGGATCTCGGCAAGACCAAGGTCTGCGCCTTTGGGATGACGCGGCGCAAGCGTGTGAAGGCCGAGGAGGATCCTGGCATGAGAGCGCTCGTGGCCGCCCAAACGCCCTGCATTACCTTGGTTGGCAAGACCTGGGACTACCACGCCACGGAAGTCCTGAATGTGACGCTCGACGAAAACCTTGCACTGATCGGAGAGAGCGCCGAGTTTCTCGGTCGCAGTGCGGAGGTGATTTATGATGCCGAACATTTCTTTGATGGATTCAATGCAAACCCCGAGTATGCGATCAAGACGCTTCAAGCGGCGGCCTCGGCCGGTGCTGTTTGGTTGTCGTTGTGTGACACCAACGGCGGCACGTTGCCCGATCGGATTGCGGAAGTGACGGCGATCGCGATCAAGGAACTTGCCGACTACAACGTTCAATTCGGCATCCACTGCCACAATGATTGTGAACTCGCGGTTGCCAATTCGATCGCGGCGGTTGACGCCGGTGCGACTCAGGTACAAGGAACGATCAACGGGATCGGCGAACGCTGCGGAAATGTGGATCTGGTCTCGGTGATGGCCAATTTGGCCCTCAAAAAGCAGGGCTACTCCGTCTTGGGTGGCCGATCGCTGCAGCCGCTGACGGAGTTGAGTCGGTTTGTCTATGAGACCGCGAACTTACAGTGGCGCAACAGCCAACCGTTTGTCGGTCAAAGTGCGTTTGCTCACAAAGGGGGCATGCATGTCCATGCGATCAACAAAGCAGCCAAAACCTATGAACATATCGATCCCGTCTTGGTCGGCAACGAACGACGTATTTTAGTCAGCGAGTTGTCAGGCCGCAGCAACATTGTGGCCGTGGCAAATCGTTACAACATCAAAAACGACCGCGAGTTGATGGACAAGGTTTTGGCGGAAGTCGTACGGCTCGAGAACCAAGGCTACCAGTTTGAAAACGCGGGCGCTTCGTTTGATTTGCTGGTCAAACGGCTCGCGGGAACATTCAAACCGCACTTTGAAACGATCAAGTATCGGGTCGTTGCCGGCGATCGCGACAGCGAAGCGAGTGCGGTTTATGCCGAAGCGATCATTAAATTGAAGGTCGGCGATCAGCTCTGGTTTGACGCAGCCGAAGGTCATGGGCCGGTCAACGCGCTCGATGCGGCGCTTCGCAAAGCACTTGCTGATGACTTTCCCCAGCTCAACCAAATGCGATTGATCGACTACAAGGTCCGCGTCGTCGATTCGGGAGCCGGCACGGCAGCCTCGACGCGCGTGAACATCGAAAGCTGTGATGACAAAGAATCATGGGGGACGATCGGCGTCAGCGAGAATATTATTGAGGCCAGTTGGCGAGCCCTCGTGGATGCGGTTGAGTACAAACTACACAAAGCAGAAATCAATTCGGGGCCGTGA
- a CDS encoding sulfatase family protein — protein MRSLLPLSLLAMGIALVSSATAADRPNILWLTCEDNNVNWVGCYGNPYAETPNIDHLASEGFQYMHCYSNAPVCAPQRSTWITGVHAISMGTHPMRSRYPIPHETIRYYPDLLKDAGYYVGNAKKTDYNIGGREDDSAWDTMKVDWAELKQQQPFFMVINSTKSHESQAFGDVDHTTHSPDDVQLAKYHPDIDDIRKNYALYHDKMKAMDAEIGDALAKLEASGMAENTIVIHNSDHGGVMPRSKRFLFNSGTHCPLIIRIPEKFKHLRPAEPGSKIDDLVSFVDMPKTWLNLCGAETPEYLQGKVFLGPDKETRDYHISFRGRMDERCDNVRAIRDKRFLYIRNYMPYAPWGQHLDYLWKMKATQAWEQHHLEGKTNAITGRFFQTKPMEELYDTSVDPDNVNNLIKDPGYTKQVATLRKELDQWQLNICDAGLLPESEVAKRSEACGKTIYEMVRDPALYDLKAYQQAAAQALAQDPDNLSIFYNNLNAADAGLRYWAIVGCFHLQGETPLDPKIIHAALEDSSHHVRIMAAWILYRDGEKAVAQKCWNELLQESSYASLKIFNIVDWIGDGYEPYLDSMRACQFSHQGYVSRMQQTVGVGKKNGKKATK, from the coding sequence ATGAGATCACTTCTTCCGCTGTCACTGCTCGCCATGGGCATTGCGCTGGTTTCCTCTGCCACGGCTGCTGATCGCCCGAATATTCTCTGGCTCACTTGCGAAGACAACAACGTCAATTGGGTCGGCTGTTATGGAAATCCGTACGCGGAAACCCCCAACATCGACCACTTGGCGAGCGAGGGCTTCCAGTACATGCACTGTTACTCGAATGCGCCCGTTTGTGCGCCACAGCGAAGTACCTGGATCACCGGTGTGCATGCAATCTCGATGGGAACCCATCCGATGCGCAGCCGCTATCCGATTCCCCACGAGACGATTCGCTATTATCCCGACCTGCTAAAGGATGCGGGCTACTATGTCGGCAACGCCAAAAAGACCGACTACAACATCGGTGGTCGCGAGGATGACAGTGCTTGGGACACGATGAAGGTGGATTGGGCAGAACTGAAGCAGCAGCAGCCCTTCTTCATGGTGATCAATAGCACCAAGTCGCACGAGTCCCAAGCGTTTGGAGACGTCGACCATACGACGCACAGCCCCGACGACGTGCAGCTGGCGAAGTACCATCCTGACATCGACGACATCCGTAAAAACTACGCGCTTTACCATGACAAGATGAAGGCCATGGATGCCGAGATTGGCGATGCGTTGGCAAAGTTGGAAGCGAGCGGCATGGCCGAGAACACGATCGTGATTCACAACTCGGATCATGGTGGTGTGATGCCACGCAGCAAGCGGTTCCTGTTCAACAGCGGGACGCATTGCCCATTGATTATCCGTATCCCTGAAAAGTTCAAGCATCTGCGTCCTGCGGAGCCCGGCAGCAAGATCGATGATTTGGTCAGTTTTGTCGACATGCCCAAGACATGGCTAAACCTTTGCGGGGCCGAGACGCCCGAATACCTGCAAGGCAAGGTTTTTCTCGGGCCCGACAAAGAAACGCGTGATTATCACATTAGTTTCCGGGGCCGAATGGACGAGCGCTGTGACAATGTTCGCGCGATTCGTGACAAGCGTTTCTTGTACATTCGCAACTACATGCCGTATGCGCCGTGGGGCCAACATCTTGATTACCTTTGGAAGATGAAGGCGACCCAAGCGTGGGAACAGCACCACTTGGAAGGAAAAACCAACGCGATCACTGGCCGCTTCTTCCAAACCAAACCGATGGAAGAGCTTTACGACACCTCGGTCGACCCCGACAATGTGAACAACTTGATCAAGGATCCGGGTTATACGAAACAAGTTGCGACGCTGCGCAAGGAACTCGATCAGTGGCAGCTCAATATTTGTGATGCGGGATTGCTGCCCGAAAGTGAAGTCGCCAAACGATCGGAAGCGTGTGGAAAGACCATCTATGAAATGGTTCGGGATCCGGCACTCTACGACCTGAAAGCGTACCAGCAAGCAGCGGCACAGGCTCTCGCACAAGATCCCGACAATTTGTCGATCTTTTACAACAATCTGAATGCTGCCGATGCGGGCCTGCGCTATTGGGCCATTGTCGGATGTTTCCATTTGCAGGGAGAAACCCCGCTGGATCCCAAGATCATTCATGCCGCTCTCGAGGATTCCTCGCATCATGTCCGCATCATGGCGGCGTGGATCTTGTATCGCGATGGCGAAAAAGCGGTGGCCCAAAAATGCTGGAACGAGTTGTTGCAAGAAAGTTCCTATGCGTCACTGAAGATTTTCAACATCGTGGATTGGATTGGTGATGGGTATGAGCCCTATCTGGATTCGATGCGAGCGTGTCAATTCAGCCATCAAGGGTATGTCAGTCGGATGCAACAAACCGTGGGTGTTGGCAAGAAGAACGGCAAGAAGGCCACGAAGTAG
- the rpoN gene encoding RNA polymerase factor sigma-54 encodes MSMGLQARQMQVQKLAPRMIQSMEILQLPMLALQERIEQEMNENPLLEQQDVDPSEPDHPDDDPPSADTRSENEKELVVDNDHDNQEDFERLQNMVNDLPSTIDDSFRRSANRVQDDSDRRHDLMANAQSRPESLNDFLLHQLAELDIDDRVEKIAERIISTLDARDGGYLRTPLSDLLPAGHTDEDLKLAEKALVIVQSLEPTGIAARDLSECLLNQLSPTAPFHDEMVTLIQSHLIDLAENRLPQIAKKTGFTIEQIQVLREELHTLNPKPGAAFMETYVPNVTPDIILEQDEEGEYKVRLDDDRVPTLYISDYYRSRLQDPKATAEEREFIKQKISSAQWLIDSIEQRRSTLTKVAEAIVEHQKRFLDEGPEAIEPLKMQQIADKVGVHVTTVSRAVDDKWIQTPRGILPLKRFFVGGTQTEDGDDVAWDTIRLKLQELIDKEDKSDPYSDELLVDELKKAGMNVARRTVTKYRKRMGIPSSRQRRDWSLVKK; translated from the coding sequence ATGTCGATGGGCCTTCAGGCCCGGCAAATGCAGGTCCAAAAACTGGCTCCACGGATGATCCAGTCGATGGAGATTTTGCAGCTTCCGATGCTTGCCCTCCAAGAGCGGATCGAGCAGGAGATGAACGAAAATCCACTGCTCGAGCAGCAAGACGTTGATCCCTCGGAGCCGGACCATCCGGACGACGATCCCCCTTCGGCCGACACGCGGAGTGAGAACGAAAAGGAGTTGGTGGTCGACAACGATCACGACAACCAAGAAGATTTCGAACGACTGCAGAACATGGTCAATGATCTGCCGAGCACGATTGATGACTCGTTTCGTCGTTCCGCCAACCGAGTGCAGGACGATTCCGATCGCCGTCACGATTTGATGGCCAACGCTCAATCGCGTCCTGAATCGTTGAACGATTTTCTGTTGCACCAGCTTGCCGAGTTGGACATTGATGATCGCGTCGAGAAGATCGCCGAGCGAATCATCAGCACGTTGGACGCGCGCGATGGTGGTTACCTGCGAACGCCGCTGTCGGATTTGTTGCCGGCTGGGCATACCGACGAAGACCTCAAATTGGCCGAAAAAGCACTCGTGATCGTCCAGTCGCTCGAGCCCACGGGGATCGCCGCGCGGGACTTGAGCGAGTGCTTGCTGAACCAACTGTCTCCGACGGCGCCCTTTCACGACGAGATGGTGACGTTGATCCAATCGCATTTGATCGACTTGGCCGAGAATCGGTTGCCCCAAATTGCGAAGAAGACCGGCTTCACGATTGAACAAATTCAAGTTTTGCGAGAAGAACTCCACACGCTGAACCCCAAGCCGGGCGCGGCGTTCATGGAAACCTACGTTCCCAACGTGACGCCCGACATCATTTTGGAGCAGGACGAAGAAGGGGAATACAAAGTTCGTCTGGATGACGACCGCGTTCCAACCCTTTACATCAGCGACTACTATCGCAGCCGATTGCAGGATCCCAAGGCGACGGCTGAAGAGCGAGAGTTTATCAAGCAGAAAATCAGTAGTGCACAGTGGTTGATCGATTCCATCGAGCAGCGACGTAGCACGTTGACGAAAGTGGCCGAAGCAATCGTTGAACATCAAAAACGTTTTCTTGACGAAGGCCCCGAGGCGATCGAGCCGTTGAAGATGCAGCAGATTGCAGACAAAGTTGGCGTCCATGTGACGACGGTCAGCCGGGCGGTTGACGACAAATGGATTCAAACGCCGCGAGGCATCTTACCGTTAAAACGTTTCTTTGTCGGAGGCACGCAAACCGAAGATGGTGACGATGTGGCTTGGGATACGATTCGCTTGAAGCTGCAAGAATTGATCGACAAGGAAGACAAAAGTGATCCATATAGCGACGAGCTGTTGGTGGATGAACTGAAGAAGGCAGGGATGAACGTTGCACGGCGAACGGTCACCAAGTACCGCAAGCGAATGGGGATCCCCAGCAGCCGCCAACGACGAGATTGGTCGCTCGTTAAGAAGTAG
- the recR gene encoding recombination mediator RecR, which translates to MSKDVGSNAGGGNHAGAVADLVDQLGRLPGIGRKSAERLAFHLLRVSEQEALALADSIRRVRTDVRYCADCFNLAETNRCAICSDPGRDTTRLCVVEQPRDLMSLEQSSAFKGLYHVLLGRIAPLDGIGPDQLTIDALVERVRQGAFVEVIMATNPTVEGDGTSLYISNLLSEFPVPITRLARGITAGSVLEYANREMIADALIGRQKL; encoded by the coding sequence ATGAGCAAGGATGTTGGTAGCAATGCTGGTGGTGGCAATCATGCCGGCGCCGTCGCAGATTTGGTGGATCAACTTGGCCGCTTGCCGGGAATTGGCCGCAAAAGTGCTGAGCGTTTGGCGTTCCATCTGCTGCGAGTGAGTGAACAAGAGGCGTTGGCCTTGGCCGATTCCATTCGCCGGGTGCGGACCGATGTACGGTACTGCGCCGATTGCTTCAATCTGGCGGAAACGAATCGCTGTGCGATCTGCTCAGATCCCGGCCGCGACACCACACGGTTGTGTGTGGTGGAACAACCGCGTGATCTGATGAGTCTTGAACAATCGAGTGCGTTCAAGGGACTTTATCATGTCCTGTTGGGGCGAATTGCTCCACTCGATGGAATCGGGCCCGATCAATTGACGATCGATGCACTGGTCGAGCGGGTCCGCCAAGGGGCGTTTGTCGAAGTGATCATGGCGACCAACCCAACGGTCGAAGGGGATGGTACTTCGCTGTACATTTCTAACCTGCTCAGCGAGTTTCCGGTGCCGATTACACGGCTTGCGCGAGGCATCACTGCGGGGAGTGTCCTGGAATATGCAAATCGCGAAATGATTGCCGATGCCCTGATTGGACGACAAAAGCTATAA
- a CDS encoding YbaB/EbfC family nucleoid-associated protein, whose product MFKGLGNLGNIASMMGSLQHLPGKMKELNERMKSETVSGSSSCGDVSVVMNGVGEVQSIQIGGQLSGSDAEAPVLEATNAAGASAKQMYADAISQMVNEMDLHIPGLDNILTHFTGG is encoded by the coding sequence ATGTTCAAAGGACTCGGAAACTTAGGCAACATCGCATCGATGATGGGGTCGCTGCAGCACTTGCCGGGGAAAATGAAAGAGCTGAACGAGCGGATGAAGAGTGAAACGGTCAGCGGGTCCTCATCATGTGGCGACGTCTCGGTGGTGATGAACGGGGTGGGGGAAGTGCAATCGATCCAAATTGGCGGCCAGTTGTCGGGATCTGACGCGGAAGCTCCCGTTTTGGAAGCGACCAACGCAGCTGGGGCGTCAGCAAAGCAAATGTATGCGGATGCGATTAGCCAAATGGTGAACGAGATGGACCTGCATATCCCCGGTTTAGATAACATTCTGACTCACTTCACTGGTGGTTGA
- the dnaX gene encoding DNA polymerase III subunit gamma/tau: MSESIGPQDAKKNSYVVVARRYRPRGFNELVGQDHVGRALKNAIETNRVGHAYLFTGARGVGKTSTARIFAKALNDPSGPTASPDNESDVAQAIDSGEDVDVIEIDGASNRGIDEIRSLRANVSVRPSRSRYKIYIIDEVHMLTGAAFNALLKTLEEPPEHVKFIFCTTDPEKMPITVLSRCQRFDFAPVEVPKIVERLRDIVEKESAEADADALELIARRASGSMRDSQSLLEQVLSFSNGKLTVEQVHAMLGTADDERLHALAKAMAQRDAAEVIRQMDAGIDAGVDAGRLAEQLLAYFRDLMAVTVGCEATLMRHTSVALFDELHALGQRWGLQTVLAVVGLLDQTLVRIRHSVYSRVLLEATAIQICHLPDLQQIVNLAAAADSVTASSPSPARVSPPPTVQEKKNSELNSPHFDRATQPIPEPVLAAAISPSSAPPLSGLQLDSSVAPTLRVDRPVAAEPSAAETSPAPARSQTPSGEADAEADSNGSPSLSGLSWNPQNAAQFWTAAIDLVEPMTETLAHAVDRVVAEGNRLRLFFPGESKLAYSRCEHANHKNALTEAISKLAGREITLELVLDPPKTVAVAPVASASPGRSRMQRMKEIENHPLVKSCLEVFDAEIVKIEKPR; encoded by the coding sequence ATGTCTGAGTCTATCGGCCCCCAGGACGCCAAGAAAAACTCCTACGTTGTTGTCGCACGTCGCTACCGTCCACGTGGGTTCAATGAGTTGGTCGGGCAAGACCACGTGGGCCGAGCGCTCAAGAACGCGATTGAAACCAATCGCGTAGGACATGCGTATTTGTTCACTGGTGCTCGTGGGGTCGGTAAAACCAGCACGGCGCGGATCTTTGCCAAGGCGCTCAACGATCCGTCGGGGCCAACCGCATCACCGGACAACGAGTCGGATGTTGCGCAGGCGATCGATTCGGGTGAAGACGTCGACGTGATCGAAATCGATGGTGCGAGCAACCGAGGGATTGATGAAATCCGCTCGTTGCGGGCCAACGTCAGCGTGCGGCCGAGTCGTTCTCGCTACAAGATCTACATCATCGACGAAGTCCACATGCTGACCGGCGCGGCGTTCAATGCGTTGTTGAAGACGCTCGAAGAGCCGCCCGAGCACGTGAAATTCATTTTCTGCACGACCGATCCGGAAAAAATGCCGATTACGGTTCTGAGCCGATGCCAGCGATTTGACTTCGCTCCGGTGGAAGTTCCCAAGATTGTCGAGCGGCTTCGTGACATCGTCGAGAAGGAATCCGCCGAAGCGGATGCGGATGCGCTGGAACTGATCGCACGGCGCGCGTCGGGGTCGATGCGGGATAGCCAATCGCTGTTGGAGCAGGTGCTCAGCTTCAGTAACGGCAAATTAACGGTCGAGCAGGTCCACGCGATGTTAGGGACCGCCGACGACGAGCGGCTACACGCGTTAGCCAAAGCGATGGCCCAGCGTGATGCGGCGGAGGTGATCCGGCAAATGGATGCCGGCATCGATGCGGGGGTCGACGCGGGGCGGTTGGCCGAGCAATTGTTGGCCTATTTTCGAGACCTGATGGCCGTCACCGTCGGATGCGAGGCAACGTTGATGCGCCACACGTCGGTTGCGCTGTTCGACGAACTGCATGCGTTGGGCCAGCGATGGGGCTTGCAAACGGTTTTGGCGGTCGTTGGTTTGTTGGACCAAACCCTGGTGCGGATCCGCCACAGCGTGTATTCGCGAGTGCTGTTGGAGGCGACCGCGATCCAAATTTGTCATCTGCCCGATTTGCAGCAAATCGTCAATTTGGCAGCCGCTGCCGATTCGGTGACGGCCAGTTCGCCTTCCCCGGCTCGGGTGAGTCCGCCGCCAACGGTGCAGGAAAAAAAAAACAGTGAACTAAACTCGCCGCACTTCGATCGGGCTACTCAACCGATCCCTGAGCCTGTATTGGCTGCGGCGATCTCGCCCTCATCGGCCCCCCCTTTGTCGGGTTTGCAGCTAGATTCCTCCGTCGCGCCAACGCTCCGGGTGGATCGTCCCGTTGCAGCGGAGCCGAGTGCAGCGGAAACGTCGCCTGCACCGGCGCGTTCGCAAACGCCGTCCGGCGAAGCGGATGCAGAAGCGGATTCAAACGGGAGCCCATCGCTCTCAGGCCTGTCCTGGAACCCGCAAAACGCAGCGCAGTTTTGGACAGCGGCTATCGACCTGGTTGAGCCGATGACCGAGACGCTCGCACATGCGGTCGATCGCGTGGTCGCCGAGGGAAATCGATTGCGTTTGTTCTTTCCGGGGGAATCGAAGCTGGCGTATTCTCGCTGCGAACACGCGAATCACAAAAACGCGCTCACCGAAGCGATTTCGAAGTTGGCGGGGCGCGAAATCACCTTGGAATTGGTTCTTGATCCGCCGAAAACGGTGGCGGTTGCCCCCGTGGCTTCGGCTTCGCCAGGCCGGTCGCGAATGCAGCGGATGAAAGAAATTGAGAACCATCCACTCGTCAAGTCGTGCCTTGAAGTCTTCGATGCGGAGATCGTCAAGATCGAGAAACCGCGATAG
- a CDS encoding UbiA family prenyltransferase, whose translation MAESCQHGKPYPWAQLVRLPNVFTVVADVSAGFLLVARGADPVARWAVVLLAGISLYWAGMILNDVFDLEIDRKQRPTRPLVAGHICPKFAKWVGATLLVAGILLATLSGMVSPTDTAPTWLPAILGIVLAGMILAYDGPLKATPLAPAAMGMCRMLSFLLGASPALILPAAGDPFTDKYVVAIALGFGLYVMGITTMARNEAARDVAVSDWSHNLKVGLVVTMIGAGVLAFAPQTAPRAVTWYLSPWTHFPLLIGMIVYPVALRGYRCIQKPNPQRIQMTIRSGILTIIPLSAAVALLAAGPYFGLAVFALIVPAMLLGAKLPVT comes from the coding sequence ATGGCTGAATCTTGTCAACACGGCAAACCTTACCCTTGGGCACAACTCGTTCGCTTGCCCAATGTCTTTACGGTTGTTGCCGACGTCAGTGCCGGTTTCTTACTTGTCGCTCGAGGGGCGGACCCGGTGGCGCGTTGGGCGGTTGTTCTGCTCGCCGGCATCTCGCTCTATTGGGCCGGGATGATCTTGAATGATGTGTTTGACCTTGAAATCGACCGAAAACAACGACCTACCCGACCGCTGGTGGCAGGCCATATTTGCCCCAAGTTCGCGAAATGGGTTGGCGCAACCTTGCTGGTTGCTGGAATCCTGCTGGCGACCCTTAGCGGCATGGTCTCCCCCACCGACACCGCACCGACTTGGTTGCCGGCAATTTTGGGGATCGTTTTAGCGGGGATGATTCTGGCCTATGATGGCCCGCTAAAAGCGACCCCCCTTGCGCCGGCCGCGATGGGGATGTGCCGGATGCTGAGTTTCCTGCTGGGGGCGTCACCGGCGTTGATTTTGCCCGCTGCAGGCGATCCGTTTACCGACAAGTATGTCGTCGCCATTGCCTTAGGTTTCGGCCTGTACGTGATGGGGATTACGACAATGGCTCGAAACGAGGCCGCTCGTGATGTGGCGGTTAGCGATTGGTCGCATAACCTGAAGGTGGGTTTGGTGGTGACCATGATCGGCGCAGGTGTGTTGGCGTTCGCCCCGCAAACGGCGCCGCGGGCGGTAACGTGGTATTTGTCGCCATGGACGCATTTTCCTCTTTTGATTGGCATGATCGTCTACCCGGTGGCGCTTCGCGGGTACCGCTGTATCCAAAAGCCAAATCCGCAGCGAATTCAAATGACGATCCGGAGCGGCATTTTGACCATCATTCCGCTGTCGGCGGCCGTGGCCCTGTTGGCGGCCGGCCCGTACTTTGGGTTGGCGGTTTTCGCATTGATTGTTCCCGCAATGCTGCTCGGGGCAAAGTTGCCCGTGACGTGA
- a CDS encoding co-chaperone GroES — protein MAKKSSSQTFEYVEPIGDRVLVRKDEPKRETRGGIALPDAAEIPTITGRIVTISTVVENDEELPLRQYDKILFHPKNSIPVDLEHDNQLFVVPVDDIVAVFRKEKPKST, from the coding sequence ATGGCGAAGAAGAGCTCGAGCCAAACTTTCGAGTATGTGGAGCCGATTGGTGATCGGGTCTTGGTGCGCAAAGACGAACCGAAGCGAGAGACTCGCGGCGGGATCGCGTTGCCGGATGCTGCCGAGATACCGACCATCACGGGCCGAATCGTTACGATTAGCACCGTGGTCGAAAACGACGAGGAGTTGCCGCTGCGGCAATACGATAAGATTCTGTTTCACCCCAAGAACTCGATCCCGGTCGATCTGGAACATGACAACCAACTATTTGTCGTGCCGGTCGATGACATTGTCGCCGTTTTCCGCAAAGAGAAACCGAAGTCCACGTGA
- the gmd gene encoding GDP-mannose 4,6-dehydratase yields MSKTALITGITGQDGSYLAELLLEKGYQVHGLVRRSSTFSTQRIEHIYQDVHEHPQLLLHYGDLTDGQALTNLVLEIEPDEVYNLGAQSHVRVSFDQPVYTLQTVGVGALNVLEAARLLNTKKQVRVYQASSSEMYGDVLAVPQCETTPFNPQSPYACAKVFAFHQTVNYRRSYDMFASNGILFNHESERRGETFVTRKITRAAGRIKVGLQHKLYLGNLDAKRDWGYAKDYVEGMWRILQHSEPDDFVLATGRTETVRDFAKLVFAELDLDYEDYVEIDPRYFRPAEVDLLLGDPSKAKHTLGWEASTDLEELARIMTLHDLEIAKREAHAKSFVPTK; encoded by the coding sequence ATGTCCAAAACCGCTCTGATCACCGGAATCACAGGTCAAGACGGCAGCTACCTTGCCGAGTTGTTGTTGGAGAAGGGCTATCAAGTCCATGGTTTGGTTCGACGTAGCAGTACGTTCTCCACTCAACGCATCGAGCATATCTATCAGGACGTCCATGAGCACCCTCAGCTTTTGCTTCACTACGGTGATTTAACCGATGGCCAAGCGTTGACCAATTTGGTGTTAGAGATTGAACCGGATGAAGTTTACAATCTGGGGGCTCAAAGCCACGTTCGGGTTTCGTTTGACCAACCGGTTTACACGCTGCAAACCGTGGGGGTCGGAGCATTGAATGTCTTGGAAGCGGCTCGGTTGTTGAACACCAAAAAGCAGGTTCGGGTTTATCAAGCCAGCAGCAGCGAAATGTATGGCGACGTTTTGGCGGTGCCTCAATGCGAAACGACGCCGTTCAATCCACAATCACCGTACGCCTGCGCGAAAGTGTTTGCTTTTCATCAAACGGTCAATTACCGCCGCAGCTATGACATGTTTGCGAGCAACGGGATCCTATTCAACCATGAATCGGAAAGGCGGGGCGAAACGTTCGTGACTCGCAAGATCACTCGAGCGGCTGGACGGATCAAAGTGGGGCTACAACACAAGCTTTACCTTGGGAACTTGGATGCCAAGCGTGATTGGGGATACGCCAAGGATTACGTGGAAGGGATGTGGCGCATTCTCCAGCACAGCGAGCCCGATGATTTTGTGTTGGCGACGGGGCGAACCGAAACGGTTCGCGATTTCGCCAAGCTGGTCTTCGCAGAGCTCGATCTCGACTACGAGGATTATGTCGAAATCGATCCGCGGTATTTCCGTCCCGCAGAGGTGGATTTGTTGCTAGGCGATCCTAGCAAGGCGAAGCACACGCTCGGCTGGGAAGCATCCACCGATCTGGAAGAGCTGGCCCGAATCATGACCCTGCACGACCTGGAAATCGCCAAACGCGAAGCTCATGCCAAGAGTTTTGTCCCAACGAAGTAG